In Bdellovibrionales bacterium, the following proteins share a genomic window:
- a CDS encoding insulinase family protein, translating into MSEGLERFSDFFKAPLFDESFLEREKIAVHNEFQNYLQNDGWRLRRIMHLNAGANHPIGKFWVGNLESLKNAKKADLQEFYKKHYGADHMKIAITGPQPTSELVKLATAHFTEIPRRNIEPAVFLAPEPQDLPRQIEVMAATQEKTLDFYFTVKRPTVNWMRKEIRFLVSLLSKKHTGSLYSILAENELISDVSALDGNYPGFSFVSIRLKLTDKGTKDLDLLKRTVFGYIQFLKSNATQATLVGLLADFERSAARAYRELELSSSSGEAGELASLLLEFGNGDELLRKSYIGEPFSQSDFKQLLGELSPQKLTVLYMSDRADLPEKCPVWKIPYSITKMSVAETRALEEAPVTEEMKFPTQNPYEPRSFDMLVATTDQKLLELPTENRGSLFLLRSAEYAIPKVYSYFDLRSDLIKRTESSEAVKSLLVQVMKQYLSDWITKKREFWAVSLGSSSDPILLLFDGFLSWYVSADSEGLSERDKAIWGVFGSFGSVRARDI; encoded by the coding sequence ATGTCCGAAGGCTTGGAGCGCTTCAGTGATTTTTTCAAGGCACCTTTGTTTGATGAATCCTTTCTAGAGAGAGAAAAAATAGCGGTTCACAACGAGTTTCAAAATTATCTGCAAAATGATGGGTGGCGCCTTCGTCGAATCATGCATCTCAATGCTGGAGCCAACCACCCCATTGGCAAATTTTGGGTGGGAAATTTAGAATCACTTAAGAACGCAAAGAAGGCTGACCTCCAAGAGTTTTATAAAAAACATTACGGCGCCGATCATATGAAAATCGCGATCACGGGACCACAACCAACCTCTGAATTGGTAAAACTTGCCACTGCTCACTTCACTGAGATTCCGCGAAGAAATATTGAGCCTGCCGTATTTCTTGCTCCTGAGCCTCAAGATCTGCCACGTCAAATTGAGGTCATGGCGGCGACCCAAGAAAAAACTCTTGATTTTTACTTCACTGTGAAGCGGCCCACAGTGAATTGGATGCGCAAAGAGATACGCTTTCTTGTCAGTCTGTTGAGCAAAAAGCACACTGGATCTCTGTATTCAATCCTAGCAGAAAATGAGTTGATATCTGATGTTTCTGCTTTGGATGGCAATTATCCGGGTTTTAGTTTCGTCAGTATTCGGCTCAAGCTCACGGATAAAGGCACTAAAGATCTTGATCTTCTCAAGAGAACGGTTTTTGGGTACATTCAATTTTTGAAATCCAATGCAACCCAAGCCACATTAGTCGGTCTTCTAGCTGATTTTGAGCGTTCTGCTGCGAGAGCTTACAGAGAGCTGGAATTGTCTTCAAGCTCCGGCGAAGCTGGCGAATTGGCGTCTCTGCTGCTTGAATTTGGCAATGGAGATGAGCTTTTAAGGAAGTCGTATATTGGGGAGCCCTTTAGTCAAAGTGACTTTAAGCAGCTTTTGGGCGAGTTGTCTCCGCAAAAACTGACGGTACTATATATGTCAGATCGAGCAGATCTTCCAGAAAAGTGTCCGGTCTGGAAGATTCCTTATTCGATAACAAAAATGTCTGTCGCCGAAACACGCGCTCTAGAGGAAGCCCCTGTTACCGAGGAGATGAAATTTCCAACACAAAATCCCTATGAACCCAGAAGCTTTGACATGCTGGTGGCAACAACAGATCAGAAGTTGCTGGAGCTTCCAACGGAGAACCGAGGATCTCTCTTTTTACTGAGATCTGCTGAATACGCTATCCCTAAGGTCTATAGTTACTTTGACTTGAGAAGTGATCTTATCAAGCGCACGGAGAGTTCTGAGGCTGTCAAGAGCTTGCTTGTTCAGGTAATGAAGCAATATCTGAGTGATTGGATAACAAAAAAGAGAGAGTTCTGGGCAGTCTCTTTGGGATCGAGCTCGGATCCAATTCTCTTACTTTTCGATGGTTTCCTATCCTGGTACGTCTCAGCTGATTCTGAGGGATTATCTGAAAGGGATAAAGCAATTTGGGGAGTTTTTGGGTCATTTGGATCCGTCCGCGCTCGAGACATTTAA
- a CDS encoding insulinase family protein, whose protein sequence is MRTESFSLPNGIQGIAISIPKAKLASIGVSLPVGYFDDPAQHPGLAHYLEHMLFMGSSKFPSESDYRDFVENRGGNSNAFTSKHETNYQLLSRQNICPKAWSASVIFSRHLCLMNPF, encoded by the coding sequence ATGAGGACGGAGTCATTTAGTCTTCCAAACGGTATTCAGGGAATTGCCATCTCGATTCCAAAGGCCAAGTTGGCAAGCATTGGGGTGTCCCTGCCTGTTGGCTATTTTGATGATCCTGCTCAGCATCCTGGATTGGCCCACTATTTGGAACATATGCTGTTTATGGGATCCAGCAAATTTCCATCGGAGTCGGATTATCGAGATTTTGTTGAGAATCGGGGAGGAAACTCAAATGCATTCACCTCCAAACATGAAACAAATTACCAGCTTCTCTCCCGCCAAAATATATGTCCGAAGGCTTGGAGCGCTTCAGTGATTTTTTCAAGGCACCTTTGTTTGATGAATCCTTTCTAG
- a CDS encoding insulinase family protein — protein sequence MQLIPQAVDDMEIVDEVRSATVGDLVAQWNRLMSSFGVESLVYGNIDRGEAQALYDQIFLSLQPEKTVDRAAFQKLKAEAVSIRESFANRTVVASSENSNSSFLSFYELGPRSPRNSAIMLVLDKLVGPSYFGELRSRQQLGYIVQAGGQFFKKFVTLQTLIQSSQKSADDLEQASYKFLRDFADRGLPPLLEGSSLENTRYALHLDLDYRGATSAEFFEWLKASVLMNDGDLDRSSKVAKELDSLSSADIVQAMRDLVTPGRPGVLTVKINGKSNGHVNPNGNSPHFLFLTTNTLGDISWHYYDDGSYGFTEI from the coding sequence TTGCAATTGATTCCGCAGGCAGTCGATGACATGGAGATCGTCGATGAGGTGAGGTCGGCCACTGTTGGGGATCTCGTGGCACAGTGGAATCGACTCATGTCGTCCTTCGGAGTTGAGTCTCTCGTGTACGGCAATATTGATCGGGGAGAAGCTCAGGCCCTCTATGATCAAATATTCCTCAGTCTTCAACCTGAAAAGACGGTAGATCGTGCGGCCTTTCAAAAGTTGAAAGCAGAAGCTGTTTCGATTCGGGAGAGCTTTGCCAATCGGACTGTCGTAGCTTCTAGCGAAAATTCGAACAGTTCATTTTTGAGTTTCTATGAATTGGGACCCAGATCTCCACGAAACTCAGCGATCATGTTGGTTTTAGATAAGCTCGTTGGACCGTCCTATTTTGGGGAATTGCGTAGTCGACAACAGCTTGGTTACATTGTTCAGGCAGGGGGTCAGTTCTTCAAGAAATTTGTGACACTTCAAACTCTCATTCAATCGAGCCAAAAGTCCGCAGACGATCTTGAGCAGGCGAGTTATAAGTTCTTGAGAGATTTTGCAGATCGAGGTCTTCCGCCGCTCTTGGAGGGCTCGAGCTTAGAAAATACCCGGTATGCCCTGCATCTCGATCTTGACTATAGAGGGGCAACTTCGGCGGAATTTTTTGAATGGCTGAAGGCCTCAGTGTTGATGAACGATGGGGACCTCGACCGTTCGAGTAAGGTGGCAAAAGAATTGGATAGTTTGAGCAGCGCAGACATTGTGCAGGCGATGAGAGACCTTGTGACACCAGGTCGACCAGGAGTTCTAACCGTGAAAATAAATGGGAAATCTAACGGCCATGTGAATCCAAATGGGAATAGTCCCCATTTTTTGTTTTTGACGACGAACACATTAGGCGATATTTCTTGGCACTATTATGATGATGGCTCATACGGGTTCACAGAAATTTAA
- a CDS encoding IS66 family insertion sequence element accessory protein TnpB — protein MLYFDRSGFCLWKKQLDSERFSWPKISVEEVVHISIEQLSWLLEAYDVWK, from the coding sequence ATTCTGTATTTTGATCGAAGTGGGTTCTGTCTATGGAAAAAGCAATTGGATTCGGAAAGGTTTTCATGGCCGAAGATATCTGTGGAGGAAGTCGTCCACATATCCATAGAGCAATTAAGTTGGCTTCTGGAAGCTTATGATGTTTGGAAATAA
- a CDS encoding serpin family protein, translating to MKLASWVTSAQMVLSVLLCCPFLAGYSAGAQDRGVGRRSPCQLNLIGFAQAETVFSHALMENLILRNSNQGTDLSQVPNIVLPSAPIVNAIVMAALGAGEDTQTREQMFTVLGIPPTTTFENLSDTAAALNRQVQLNGDGIRNPISRLVNILFVREGELVSPHYQEAINASFQAPVSSLAPDEIDRVNGVVDKATDGKIKKLLTEINPLMKMILVSASYFKGGWKHPIKERQTQPGDFFPAGSEKSEGKGLSYQVDMMRTVAPHGYVDKKTFEAVEIAINGPYVAGKQGEKGVLRPRYSALLLLPKAFSSLLDILPSLQEPGALDSIVSEMDRTELVTLTIPKFDFTWDGDLIPTLNGMGLTTPFGRDSDFSNMLETTPDDIVISQVKTSGFVEFNEKGIAGGGAAAIEMSLRGGFDLPGREIVFDHPFLLVLRDNELGYTFLEVAVVRPNRAHSMSGTTQPSRR from the coding sequence ATGAAATTGGCGTCGTGGGTAACATCAGCACAGATGGTCTTGTCCGTTCTATTGTGTTGTCCCTTTCTTGCGGGATATTCTGCCGGCGCTCAGGACAGAGGAGTCGGACGCAGAAGTCCTTGCCAACTCAACTTAATTGGCTTCGCTCAGGCAGAAACGGTTTTTTCACACGCGCTAATGGAAAACTTAATTTTACGCAACTCGAATCAAGGAACGGACTTGAGTCAAGTTCCAAACATCGTTCTGCCATCAGCACCGATAGTAAATGCGATTGTTATGGCAGCGCTTGGAGCAGGTGAAGATACTCAAACTAGAGAACAAATGTTTACGGTGCTTGGGATTCCCCCAACAACGACCTTTGAGAACCTTTCAGATACTGCTGCTGCCTTGAATCGGCAGGTTCAGTTGAATGGTGATGGAATAAGAAATCCAATCAGTCGTCTTGTAAACATACTCTTTGTTAGGGAAGGGGAATTGGTATCTCCTCACTATCAGGAGGCCATAAATGCGAGTTTTCAGGCTCCTGTTTCCTCATTGGCCCCTGACGAAATTGACCGTGTGAATGGGGTTGTGGACAAAGCGACCGACGGCAAGATTAAGAAACTGTTAACTGAAATCAATCCCCTTATGAAAATGATTCTGGTGAGTGCCAGCTATTTCAAAGGTGGTTGGAAGCATCCGATAAAAGAAAGGCAGACTCAGCCCGGTGACTTTTTTCCTGCTGGCTCAGAAAAGTCTGAAGGGAAGGGTCTGAGCTATCAAGTTGATATGATGAGAACTGTGGCGCCGCATGGGTATGTGGACAAGAAAACATTCGAGGCTGTCGAAATTGCGATAAATGGGCCTTATGTGGCGGGGAAGCAAGGCGAGAAGGGAGTGTTGAGGCCTCGATACTCAGCCCTGTTACTTCTTCCTAAAGCCTTCAGTTCACTCTTAGATATTTTGCCTTCCCTACAAGAGCCTGGGGCACTTGACTCTATTGTTTCCGAGATGGATCGAACCGAGCTTGTTACGCTAACTATCCCAAAATTTGATTTTACCTGGGATGGCGATCTTATTCCCACTCTTAATGGGATGGGACTGACGACCCCCTTTGGTAGAGACTCAGATTTTTCAAATATGCTTGAGACCACTCCAGATGATATTGTCATCTCACAGGTAAAGACGTCTGGGTTTGTTGAGTTCAACGAGAAGGGAATTGCGGGGGGAGGTGCAGCAGCCATTGAAATGAGTTTGAGGGGTGGGTTTGATCTGCCAGGGCGTGAAATTGTTTTTGATCATCCCTTTTTGCTCGTCCTCAGAGACAACGAACTTGGCTATACTTTTCTTGAAGTGGCGGTTGTTCGGCCGAACAGAGCTCATTCGATGAGCGGAACTACTCAGCCGAGTAGGAGATAA
- a CDS encoding universal stress protein, with protein sequence MKALWAFEPFHQDNIRIKGIQNTLKQLVGSSANIEVGFVVTRTESFLNLAFDVPAEERFGLYPRKLIKMALRKAGLKFEDKKIHVVEHRTLSTTETVDRLLKLAKDRGADLLGLFTHARKGYMRFAIGSVAETAIHRSKISLLLLNPKAHTPPRIRRVLFASDFGTNSKAQLKKVIGHCKKMKASLILLHHAEATYKWSLDESNPKIHSYRRKVNRLKLAMERECKRAKIPTSIIISSELRGTADLILRSSKKEKADLIVVAAKAGPTAALMGGSVTRRVVRESNLPVLVLK encoded by the coding sequence ATGAAAGCCTTGTGGGCATTTGAACCCTTCCATCAGGACAACATCAGAATAAAAGGAATACAGAACACACTCAAACAACTTGTTGGCTCTTCAGCAAATATTGAGGTGGGGTTCGTGGTCACACGGACTGAGTCCTTTCTGAATCTTGCGTTTGATGTGCCGGCTGAAGAGAGATTTGGTTTATATCCTCGAAAATTGATAAAAATGGCATTGAGGAAAGCTGGTTTAAAGTTCGAGGATAAAAAAATTCATGTTGTCGAACACAGAACCCTGTCGACCACCGAAACGGTTGATCGCCTCCTCAAACTTGCAAAAGATCGTGGAGCTGATCTCCTTGGGCTTTTTACTCACGCACGCAAGGGATATATGCGGTTCGCGATAGGAAGTGTCGCGGAAACAGCAATTCACAGAAGTAAAATTAGTCTTCTTCTTCTGAACCCAAAGGCCCACACTCCTCCCAGAATCAGAAGAGTCCTTTTTGCCAGCGACTTTGGCACAAACTCGAAGGCCCAGCTTAAAAAGGTCATTGGTCATTGCAAAAAAATGAAGGCCAGCCTCATTTTACTACATCATGCAGAGGCTACTTACAAATGGTCTCTGGATGAATCCAATCCAAAAATTCATTCTTACCGAAGAAAAGTCAATCGATTGAAGCTAGCCATGGAGCGAGAATGTAAACGTGCCAAGATCCCTACCAGTATCATCATATCCTCAGAACTGCGAGGGACGGCTGACCTCATTTTGAGATCTTCTAAAAAGGAAAAAGCAGACCTCATTGTTGTCGCGGCAAAAGCAGGCCCCACAGCAGCTTTAATGGGCGGCAGTGTCACAAGAAGAGTTGTGCGCGAAAGCAATTTGCCTGTGTTGGTATTAAAATAA
- the ppsA gene encoding phosphoenolpyruvate synthase — MSSQFIKWFEEISIQDISLVGGKNASLGEMFQRLTPQGINIPPGFAVTADAFSFLVDQSKISEKMYSLLSNLDSQDTNKLAEVGHKIRAIIRNAGIPEEVASEIRSAYAQLCHRTGVVELDVAVRSSATAEDLPDASFAGQQESFLNVRGANDLLLACLNCFASLFTDRAISYRSTKGFGHDKVRLSICVQQMVRSDLAASGVIFTLDTESGARNVVLINSAYGLGENVVGGRVDPDEFLVLKPLLGDLDRSAGRVPILRRKLGSKQVRMVYSGQGSRTTRNIEVSQRDRELLSINDGDVIKLAQWACAIEQYYSKLNGRETPMDIEWGKDGKTGALFILQARPETVHSQELGLVQSSFFLKERSAVLITGRAIGSKIGTGPVRIINHVSELGEFQDGEVLVADMTDPDWEPIMKKASAIITNRGGRTCHAAIVSREHGVPCIVGTGTGTEVLKLGQVVTASCAEGDEGIVYKGRLSFEEEKVNWTSLERPRTKIMVNLGNPAQALKNSLLPVEGVGLARIEFIISEYVKIHPMALAHPEEITDQETKTEIENLLGFHRNNPRQYFIDRLSEGVGLIAGAFYPRPVIVRFSDFKSNEYAGLLGGQKFEPIEENPMIGFRGASRYYDQRYRDGFALECSAISHLRQKVGLTNIKVMVPFCRSPEEGQRVLAEMKEHGLFQGKDGLEVYVMSEIPSNILRGEEFGKIFDGFSIGSNDLTQMVLGVDRDSSVISHLFDERDPGVLKMLRMAIEVAKRTGRPIGICGQAPSDFPELSRLLVQSGISSISVTPDAVLKTIRVVLDAEKSCFINK, encoded by the coding sequence ATGAGCAGTCAGTTTATTAAATGGTTTGAAGAGATTTCGATTCAGGATATTTCTCTGGTTGGAGGCAAGAACGCCTCCTTGGGAGAAATGTTTCAGCGCCTGACTCCCCAAGGCATAAATATTCCCCCGGGCTTTGCTGTGACGGCGGATGCGTTTTCGTTCTTAGTCGACCAGAGTAAGATTTCAGAGAAAATGTATTCATTGCTTTCAAATCTCGATTCGCAAGATACGAACAAGCTGGCAGAAGTTGGTCACAAGATCAGAGCAATAATTCGAAACGCCGGAATACCTGAAGAGGTGGCCAGCGAAATTCGCAGTGCCTATGCTCAGCTTTGCCATCGAACTGGTGTTGTGGAACTGGATGTGGCTGTCAGATCCTCGGCTACGGCAGAAGATCTTCCTGATGCTTCATTTGCCGGACAGCAGGAATCTTTTCTCAATGTGCGGGGTGCAAATGATCTCCTGCTTGCCTGTCTTAATTGTTTTGCCTCACTTTTTACGGATCGAGCAATCAGCTATCGATCGACGAAGGGATTTGGACATGACAAAGTGAGACTCTCTATCTGCGTTCAGCAAATGGTTCGATCGGATCTAGCAGCATCGGGAGTCATTTTCACGTTGGACACAGAATCTGGGGCCAGAAATGTCGTTCTCATCAACAGTGCCTATGGCTTGGGCGAGAATGTTGTCGGAGGTCGCGTTGATCCAGACGAATTTCTAGTTCTGAAACCTCTTTTGGGAGACTTGGATAGGAGCGCAGGGAGAGTGCCGATTTTGCGTCGAAAGTTGGGCTCAAAACAGGTGAGGATGGTGTATTCAGGACAGGGCAGTCGGACGACTCGAAATATTGAAGTCTCTCAGCGTGATCGTGAATTGCTCTCCATCAATGACGGTGATGTCATCAAGCTCGCTCAGTGGGCCTGTGCCATTGAGCAATACTATTCCAAGTTAAATGGTCGTGAAACCCCAATGGACATAGAATGGGGAAAGGACGGAAAAACAGGTGCTCTTTTCATTTTGCAGGCCCGACCAGAAACTGTTCATTCTCAGGAGTTGGGTCTTGTGCAGAGCTCATTTTTTTTAAAGGAAAGATCGGCTGTCCTGATAACTGGGCGAGCCATTGGTTCAAAAATTGGAACAGGGCCCGTTCGAATTATTAACCATGTTTCTGAATTGGGTGAATTTCAGGACGGTGAGGTCTTGGTTGCTGATATGACTGATCCTGATTGGGAGCCGATCATGAAAAAGGCCTCTGCGATCATAACCAACCGAGGCGGGAGAACCTGCCATGCGGCCATTGTAAGTCGTGAACATGGTGTGCCCTGCATTGTGGGAACGGGAACTGGTACAGAGGTGCTCAAACTCGGGCAAGTAGTGACCGCTTCTTGCGCTGAAGGCGATGAAGGCATTGTCTATAAGGGGCGCTTGTCATTTGAAGAGGAGAAAGTGAACTGGACGTCCCTTGAGAGGCCACGTACAAAGATCATGGTCAACTTGGGAAATCCGGCTCAGGCCCTCAAAAACTCTCTTTTGCCTGTGGAGGGAGTGGGGCTCGCGCGAATCGAATTTATCATCAGTGAGTACGTCAAGATCCATCCCATGGCGCTGGCCCATCCTGAAGAAATAACTGATCAGGAAACAAAAACAGAAATAGAGAATTTGTTGGGATTTCACAGGAACAATCCGAGACAATATTTTATCGATCGACTGTCTGAAGGAGTGGGTCTTATCGCTGGCGCTTTTTATCCAAGGCCTGTCATTGTTCGCTTTTCAGATTTTAAATCCAACGAGTATGCGGGCCTTTTAGGGGGACAAAAATTTGAGCCCATCGAAGAGAATCCGATGATTGGGTTTCGAGGGGCCTCCCGTTACTATGATCAGCGTTACCGTGATGGCTTTGCTCTAGAGTGTTCTGCTATAAGTCATCTTCGGCAAAAAGTGGGTTTGACTAATATTAAAGTGATGGTTCCATTTTGTCGTTCTCCTGAAGAGGGGCAGAGAGTTTTGGCAGAAATGAAAGAGCACGGTCTTTTTCAGGGCAAGGATGGTCTTGAGGTCTATGTGATGTCTGAAATTCCCTCGAATATTCTGCGTGGTGAGGAATTTGGAAAGATCTTTGATGGCTTTTCGATCGGGTCGAACGATTTGACCCAAATGGTTTTGGGTGTCGATCGGGACTCCTCCGTGATCAGTCATCTTTTTGATGAACGTGATCCTGGGGTTCTCAAGATGCTTCGCATGGCGATCGAGGTGGCCAAGAGGACAGGTCGACCTATCGGAATCTGCGGTCAGGCCCCAAGTGATTTTCCTGAATTATCGAGACTGTTGGTTCAGTCGGGGATCAGTTCGATCTCGGTGACCCCCGATGCCGTATTAAAGACGATCCGCGTGGTTTTAGATGCAGAGAAATCATGCTTTATCAATAAATGA
- a CDS encoding 1-acyl-sn-glycerol-3-phosphate acyltransferase, which yields MRHRLVKNLNKAKRASQVFVITYSYLTFARRREAPNVSLKRAWARHILRHLNVNLKIKGTLPPSEGPWVLVGNHLSYLDIPVLVMAVPELSFLGKSEIARWPLIGKGAKAMDTIFVNRKSGSSREQARKDVTRKLRRKRSKLCIFPSGTTSLNESPRWNKGAFEIAKTCPCHIIPFRLTYQPLESIAYIDRDIFLTHLFHLVGLDSIDVTIEFGTPSLVDDPMIVTRNTKEWSEATHGNSL from the coding sequence ATGAGACACAGACTTGTAAAGAATTTGAATAAGGCAAAGCGCGCGAGTCAAGTATTTGTGATTACCTACAGTTATCTGACTTTTGCCCGACGTCGAGAGGCGCCCAATGTGAGCCTCAAGAGAGCCTGGGCTCGACATATTCTCCGCCACCTAAACGTCAACCTGAAAATAAAAGGGACTCTACCACCGTCCGAAGGTCCCTGGGTTTTGGTCGGCAATCACCTCAGTTATTTGGATATCCCCGTTCTTGTAATGGCCGTTCCTGAGCTATCTTTTCTAGGTAAATCGGAAATCGCCCGTTGGCCTCTTATTGGGAAAGGTGCAAAGGCAATGGACACCATCTTTGTAAATCGTAAATCCGGTTCTTCGCGTGAACAAGCGAGAAAAGATGTCACGAGAAAACTGAGACGAAAGAGGAGTAAACTCTGTATTTTTCCATCGGGAACGACATCCCTAAACGAGAGTCCAAGGTGGAACAAAGGTGCCTTTGAAATTGCGAAAACCTGTCCCTGTCACATTATCCCTTTTCGATTGACGTACCAGCCACTAGAGTCCATCGCCTACATTGATCGCGATATCTTTCTTACTCATCTCTTTCATCTGGTCGGACTCGATTCAATCGACGTAACGATTGAATTTGGAACCCCTTCGCTTGTCGACGATCCAATGATAGTAACCCGGAATACAAAGGAATGGAGCGAAGCAACTCATGGCAATTCTCTCTGA
- a CDS encoding SDR family oxidoreductase gives MFKWFSKFFRRRGDRRRVVLITGASTGLGLALTKELLRSDSFHVIATARRSSLHRFEDMGFFETENLWIRPLNVLSKSDRDNVIAEAIERLGGIDVLVNNAGYCLRGVVEQVNETERLKQIDTNFRAPMALIRGVLPHMRKKRSGHIVNISSVGGMMAMPTMSIYSASKFALEGATEALWYEVRPWNIKVCLIQPGFINSGSFKNVELTRESRKSMQDKNNPYYYHYNSMAPFIAKMMKLSPTTPEKIAERIHKIINSKNPPLRSFVTVDAYLFGFLRKWLPRNLYHSLMYYSLPKIFRWGEDDHYYGDAEYERNEMRKAKEDAENRRSPYPLKTLPQRNHGDNHNFQPHNLGVGPETLKKSPLF, from the coding sequence GTGTTCAAGTGGTTTTCAAAATTCTTCCGAAGAAGAGGCGATCGAAGGCGTGTCGTCCTTATTACCGGAGCAAGCACGGGCTTGGGTTTAGCTCTGACTAAGGAGCTGTTGAGATCTGACTCCTTCCATGTCATAGCGACGGCACGTCGGTCGTCACTTCACCGCTTTGAAGACATGGGGTTTTTTGAAACTGAGAATCTGTGGATTCGACCGCTGAACGTATTGTCAAAAAGTGATCGTGACAATGTTATTGCCGAGGCAATTGAAAGACTCGGTGGCATTGATGTCTTGGTGAACAATGCGGGTTATTGTCTGCGCGGAGTGGTCGAGCAAGTAAATGAGACTGAGCGACTCAAGCAAATTGATACCAACTTCCGGGCGCCTATGGCTCTCATTCGAGGGGTACTCCCTCATATGAGAAAAAAAAGATCTGGACATATCGTCAACATTTCATCTGTCGGAGGCATGATGGCCATGCCGACTATGTCGATCTATAGTGCGTCTAAGTTTGCCCTTGAGGGTGCAACAGAGGCTTTGTGGTATGAGGTCCGTCCATGGAATATCAAGGTGTGTTTGATTCAACCGGGATTTATCAATTCGGGCTCATTTAAGAATGTTGAGCTTACGAGAGAAAGTCGGAAGTCTATGCAGGACAAAAACAATCCGTATTACTATCACTATAATTCAATGGCCCCGTTTATCGCGAAAATGATGAAGTTATCTCCTACGACACCAGAAAAAATAGCCGAGCGTATCCACAAAATTATCAATAGTAAGAATCCGCCGCTAAGATCTTTCGTAACTGTTGACGCGTATCTATTTGGATTTCTGAGAAAGTGGCTACCTCGAAATCTCTACCACTCACTTATGTACTACTCCTTACCTAAAATATTCCGCTGGGGAGAAGACGACCACTATTATGGCGACGCTGAGTACGAAAGAAATGAAATGCGCAAGGCAAAGGAGGATGCGGAGAATAGAAGGAGTCCTTATCCCCTCAAGACGCTGCCGCAGAGAAATCACGGTGATAATCATAATTTTCAGCCACATAACCTGGGGGTAGGGCCTGAAACTCTGAAGAAGTCGCCCTTATTCTAA